The following are encoded together in the Syngnathus typhle isolate RoL2023-S1 ecotype Sweden linkage group LG5, RoL_Styp_1.0, whole genome shotgun sequence genome:
- the fsta gene encoding follistatin-A isoform X1 has product MFGMLKDHLQPGFFCFFVWFCHLMEHQKVQAGNCWLQQGKNGRCQVLYMPGMSREECCRSGRLGTSWTEEDVPNSTLFKWMIFNGGAPNCIPCKGGESCDNVDCGPGKRCKMNRRSKPRCVCAPDCSNVTWKGPVCGSDGKTYKDECALLKAKCKAHPDLDVQYQGKCKKTCRDVLCPGSSTCVVDQTNNAYCVTCNRICPEVTSPEQYLCGNDGIVYASACHLRRATCLLGRSIGVAYEGKCIKAKSCQDIQCGGGKKCLWDARMSRGRCSLCEDTCPESRTDEAVCASDNTTYPSECTMKQAACSEGVLLEVKHSGSCNSIREEHEEEEEDDDDDDEDYKAYVRLSSILDG; this is encoded by the exons ATGTTTGGGATGCTGAAAGATCACCTCCAACCGGGCTTTTTTTGCTTCTTCGTGTGGTTCTGCCACCTCATGGAGCATCAGAAAGTTCAAG CTGGCAACTGCTGGTTGCAGCAGGGCAAAAACGGCCGCTGCCAGGTGCTCTACATGCCCGGGATGAGCAGGGAGGAGTGCTGCAGGAGCGGGAGACTGGGCACGTCGTGGACCGAAGAGGACGTGCCCAACAGCACGCTGTTCAAGTGGATGATCTTCAACGGCGGAGCCCCCAATTGCATACCTTGCAAAGGTGGAG AGTCGTGCGATAACGTGGACTGCGGACCGGGCAAGAGGTGCAAGATGAACAGGAGAAGTAAGCCGCGATGCGTTTGCGCGCCAGACTGCTCCAATGTCACGTGGAAGGGACCCGTGTGCGGCTCGGACGGGAAAACCTACAAGGACGAGTGCGCACTGCTCAAGGCCAAATGCAAAGCGCACCCCGACCTGGATGTGCAATACCAGGGAAAATGCAAAA AAACGTGCCGTGACGTGCTGTGCCCCGGAAGCTCCACCTGCGTGGTGGACCAGACCAACAACGCCTATTGTGTGACGTGTAATCGGATCTGCCCCGAGGTGACGTCCCCCGAGCAGTACTTGTGCGGCAACGACGGCATCGTATACGCCAGCGCCTGCCACTTGAGGCGGGCCACCTGCCTCCTGGGCCGCTCCATCGGGGTGGCTTACGAGGGCAAATGCATCA AGGCCAAGTCTTGCCAGGACATCCAGTGCGGCGGGGGTAAGAAGTGTCTCTGGGACGCCCGCATGAGCCGAGGACGCTGCTCTCTGTGCGAAGACACGTGTCCCGAGAGCCGGACGGACGAGGCGGTATGCGCCAGCGACAACACCACCTACCCCAGCGAATGCACCATGAAACAGGCCGCCTGCTCCGAGGGGGTGCTGCTGGAGGTCAAGCACTCGGGATCTTGCAACT CCATCAGAGAAGagcacgaggaggaggaggaggatgatgatgatgatgatgaagactaCAAGGCCTATGTGCGTTTATCTTCAATACTGGATGgatag
- the fsta gene encoding follistatin-A isoform X2, whose product MFGMLKDHLQPGFFCFFVWFCHLMEHQKVQAGNCWLQQGKNGRCQVLYMPGMSREECCRSGRLGTSWTEEDVPNSTLFKWMIFNGGAPNCIPCKESCDNVDCGPGKRCKMNRRSKPRCVCAPDCSNVTWKGPVCGSDGKTYKDECALLKAKCKAHPDLDVQYQGKCKKTCRDVLCPGSSTCVVDQTNNAYCVTCNRICPEVTSPEQYLCGNDGIVYASACHLRRATCLLGRSIGVAYEGKCIKAKSCQDIQCGGGKKCLWDARMSRGRCSLCEDTCPESRTDEAVCASDNTTYPSECTMKQAACSEGVLLEVKHSGSCNSIREEHEEEEEDDDDDDEDYKAYVRLSSILDG is encoded by the exons ATGTTTGGGATGCTGAAAGATCACCTCCAACCGGGCTTTTTTTGCTTCTTCGTGTGGTTCTGCCACCTCATGGAGCATCAGAAAGTTCAAG CTGGCAACTGCTGGTTGCAGCAGGGCAAAAACGGCCGCTGCCAGGTGCTCTACATGCCCGGGATGAGCAGGGAGGAGTGCTGCAGGAGCGGGAGACTGGGCACGTCGTGGACCGAAGAGGACGTGCCCAACAGCACGCTGTTCAAGTGGATGATCTTCAACGGCGGAGCCCCCAATTGCATACCTTGCAAAG AGTCGTGCGATAACGTGGACTGCGGACCGGGCAAGAGGTGCAAGATGAACAGGAGAAGTAAGCCGCGATGCGTTTGCGCGCCAGACTGCTCCAATGTCACGTGGAAGGGACCCGTGTGCGGCTCGGACGGGAAAACCTACAAGGACGAGTGCGCACTGCTCAAGGCCAAATGCAAAGCGCACCCCGACCTGGATGTGCAATACCAGGGAAAATGCAAAA AAACGTGCCGTGACGTGCTGTGCCCCGGAAGCTCCACCTGCGTGGTGGACCAGACCAACAACGCCTATTGTGTGACGTGTAATCGGATCTGCCCCGAGGTGACGTCCCCCGAGCAGTACTTGTGCGGCAACGACGGCATCGTATACGCCAGCGCCTGCCACTTGAGGCGGGCCACCTGCCTCCTGGGCCGCTCCATCGGGGTGGCTTACGAGGGCAAATGCATCA AGGCCAAGTCTTGCCAGGACATCCAGTGCGGCGGGGGTAAGAAGTGTCTCTGGGACGCCCGCATGAGCCGAGGACGCTGCTCTCTGTGCGAAGACACGTGTCCCGAGAGCCGGACGGACGAGGCGGTATGCGCCAGCGACAACACCACCTACCCCAGCGAATGCACCATGAAACAGGCCGCCTGCTCCGAGGGGGTGCTGCTGGAGGTCAAGCACTCGGGATCTTGCAACT CCATCAGAGAAGagcacgaggaggaggaggaggatgatgatgatgatgatgaagactaCAAGGCCTATGTGCGTTTATCTTCAATACTGGATGgatag
- the fsta gene encoding follistatin-A isoform X3: MFGMLKDHLQPGFFCFFVWFCHLMEHQKVQAGNCWLQQGKNGRCQVLYMPGMSREECCRSGRLGTSWTEEDVPNSTLFKWMIFNGGAPNCIPCKGGESCDNVDCGPGKRCKMNRRSKPRCVCAPDCSNVTWKGPVCGSDGKTYKDECALLKAKCKAHPDLDVQYQGKCKKTCRDVLCPGSSTCVVDQTNNAYCVTCNRICPEVTSPEQYLCGNDGIVYASACHLRRATCLLGRSIGVAYEGKCIKAKSCQDIQCGGGKKCLWDARMSRGRCSLCEDTCPESRTDEAVCASDNTTYPSECTMKQAACSEGVLLEVKHSGSCNYTPPSAALARRTDSEWNGLA; the protein is encoded by the exons ATGTTTGGGATGCTGAAAGATCACCTCCAACCGGGCTTTTTTTGCTTCTTCGTGTGGTTCTGCCACCTCATGGAGCATCAGAAAGTTCAAG CTGGCAACTGCTGGTTGCAGCAGGGCAAAAACGGCCGCTGCCAGGTGCTCTACATGCCCGGGATGAGCAGGGAGGAGTGCTGCAGGAGCGGGAGACTGGGCACGTCGTGGACCGAAGAGGACGTGCCCAACAGCACGCTGTTCAAGTGGATGATCTTCAACGGCGGAGCCCCCAATTGCATACCTTGCAAAGGTGGAG AGTCGTGCGATAACGTGGACTGCGGACCGGGCAAGAGGTGCAAGATGAACAGGAGAAGTAAGCCGCGATGCGTTTGCGCGCCAGACTGCTCCAATGTCACGTGGAAGGGACCCGTGTGCGGCTCGGACGGGAAAACCTACAAGGACGAGTGCGCACTGCTCAAGGCCAAATGCAAAGCGCACCCCGACCTGGATGTGCAATACCAGGGAAAATGCAAAA AAACGTGCCGTGACGTGCTGTGCCCCGGAAGCTCCACCTGCGTGGTGGACCAGACCAACAACGCCTATTGTGTGACGTGTAATCGGATCTGCCCCGAGGTGACGTCCCCCGAGCAGTACTTGTGCGGCAACGACGGCATCGTATACGCCAGCGCCTGCCACTTGAGGCGGGCCACCTGCCTCCTGGGCCGCTCCATCGGGGTGGCTTACGAGGGCAAATGCATCA AGGCCAAGTCTTGCCAGGACATCCAGTGCGGCGGGGGTAAGAAGTGTCTCTGGGACGCCCGCATGAGCCGAGGACGCTGCTCTCTGTGCGAAGACACGTGTCCCGAGAGCCGGACGGACGAGGCGGTATGCGCCAGCGACAACACCACCTACCCCAGCGAATGCACCATGAAACAGGCCGCCTGCTCCGAGGGGGTGCTGCTGGAGGTCAAGCACTCGGGATCTTGCAACT ACACACCACCAAGCGCAGCTTTGGCAAGGAGAACGGACTCGGAATGGAATGGACTTGCATGa
- the ndufs4 gene encoding NADH dehydrogenase [ubiquinone] iron-sulfur protein 4, mitochondrial, with protein MTTNMATSMSLLGLGRLSVINAASKVFLKPLSTSAQRLAEGAGRDTQLITVDEKLDITAVTGVPEEHVKTRKVHIFVPAKTAMQSGVNSTKKWKMDFDTRERWENPLMGWASSADPLSNMVLSFSSKEDAIAFAEKNGWSYHITDKRTPKPRVKSYGANFSWDKRTRRSAK; from the exons ATGACAACAAACATGGCGACCTCAATGTCACTTTTGGGACTGGGACGTCTTTCTGTGATTAACGCTGCTTCTAAAGTGTTCCTGAAACCCCTTAG CACGTCGGCACAGAGGCTGGCAGAGGGAGCCGGACGAGACACGCAGCTCATCACAGTCGATGAGAAACTG gacatcaccgctgtgacAGGGGTGCCGGAGGAGCACGTGAAGACACGCAAAGTTCACATCTTCGTGCCCGCCAAGACCGCAATGCAGTCGGGAGTCAACAGCACCAAAAAGTGGAAGATGGACTTTGACACCAGGGAACGTTGGGAGAACCCACTGATGGGCTGGGCCTCAAG CGCTGATCCCTTATCCAACAtggtgctctctttctcctccaAGGAAGACGCCATTGCCTTTGCTGAGAAAAATG GTTGGAGCTACCACATCACCGACAAACGAACTCCAAAGCCTCGCGTCAAATCCTACGGAGCCAACTTCTCTTGGGATAAAAGGACCAGAAGGTCCGCTAAGTAA